In Juglans regia cultivar Chandler chromosome 13, Walnut 2.0, whole genome shotgun sequence, the DNA window TTTGTCTTTCTCTGCAGCCGAATCCTACACTTCTCGTCTCTAGTTGACATCGAATACTCTTTCCGGGTTTTCGAGCAAATCGAAAACCCCAATTCTTTCATGTGGAATGCTCTCATAAGGGCATGTGCTCGAAGCTTTGAGCGCAAAGAGGAGGCCATGCTGCTGTATTGTAGAATGTTAGAAGAAGGCATTGTCATGCCCGATAAACATACGTTTCCGTTTGTTTTAAAAGCTTGCGCGTACTTGTTTGCGCTGCTGGAAGGGAAGCAGGTGCATGCCCAGGCCTTGAAACTAGGGTATGATTCGGATGTGTACATTAGTAACAGTTTGATCCATTTGTACGGTACTTGTGGGTCCCTGGATTTAGCACATAAAGTGTTTGAAATTATGCCAGAAAAGAGCTTGGTTTCATGGAATGTTATAATCGATGCCTGTGTTAGTCTAGGTGAGTTTCATACATCATTGACACTATTTGGTGAGATGCAGAAAATGTTTGAGCCTGATGCTTACACGATGCAGAGTGTTATCAGTGCTTGTGCTGGTTTGCGTGCTCTGTCTTTGGGGATGTGGGCCCATGCTTGTGTGTTGAGAAAGTGTGGTGATGAAATGGTTGCTAATGTTTTGGTCAACAATTGCTTGGTGGATATGTACTGCAAATGTGGTTCCTGGGAAATTGCTCTGCAAATCTTTGAGAGGATGGATAAACGGGATGTAAATTCATGGAATTCAATGATTTTAGGGTTAGCCATGCATGGAAAGGCTGATGCAGCATTGGATTATTTTGTCCGTATGGTCAGGACAGAGAGGGTTGTGCCTGATTCTATCACATTTGTTGGTGTGTTGAGCGCATGCAACCATAGAGGTCTTGTAAATGAGGGCCGTCACTATTTTGAAGTGATGGTTACTGAGTACAAGATTGAACCCCAATTAGAGCACTATGGATGCCTTGTAGATCTCCTTGCCCGTGCTGGGCTCATTGATGAAGCTTTGAACTTGGTGTCCAGTATGCCCACTAAACCTGATGTAGTAATTTGGAGGAGCCTTCTTGATGCTTGTTGTAAGAAGAATGCTGGAGTAGAGCTTAGTGAAGAATTGGCCTCACAAATCCTCGAGTCAGATGGAGGTGATTGCAGTGGTGTCTATGTGCTTTTGTCCAGAGTATATGCATCTGCCAGCCGGTGGGATGACGTTGGATTGGTTAGAAAACTGATGACTGATAAGGGTGTAACAAAAGAGCCTGGCTGTAGTTCAATAGAGATAGACGGTACTTCTCACGAATTTTTCGCTGGGGACACATCTCATCCTCAAACCAAAGAAATTTACCAGGTTTTGGATGTGATTGAAGAAAGACTAGAATCTGTGGGGCATGTAACTGACTTTTCACAAGCACCAATGGTTGATGAGTTCAATGATGAAAAACAAGAAGCTCTTAGGCTTCACAGTGAGAGACTTGCCATTGCTTATGGGCTCTTAAGCTTGAAACCAGGTACCCCGATTCGTATATTTAAGAATCTTCGGGTATGCGATGACTGCCACAAGGTTACCAAATTAATATCTAGAATCTATAATGTGGAGATTATTGTGAGAGATCGTGCTCGGTTCCATCATTTTAAAGATGGCACCTGTTCTTGCATGGACTATTGGTGATGATTTTCAATTGTATGAAGAGTTATATAACTCATACATTCAGATGTATAAAGGTTAAAGAATTTGGAGCTCTGAGTTTGTAATGAGAATTAGAGTTCATTAGATACAAATTTCCTTCTGCATATGAATATACTGACACCTGGAAAAGAAGATACATAATTCTAAAAGACTGCTCCATTAGCCTCCATATATCCTATTCATTACCAACCTTAGCAATTACTGATACTGGAAAAATAATGCATTCAGCCTGCAATCTCAGCTGTCGTAATAAGCAATTGAGAGCATCATACATGCACTGGAACTAAGGGCTTCTGTCTCTGAACTAACTCAGACAGCAGCAgcaattcttatattttttttttcttttacatgtacATATACCATGTTAGGTTTATTTTGACTGTACGATACTATTGAATGCAATGAGAGTCCCATTCGTGTCATGGCAACACGGACGGTGGACTCATTTAAGCCAAGATGTTTGTTGAAATACGTaccctttcatttcatttgaaatagaTAATTTTCATTTCGAagtattttacttatttaactTGTCACTCTAGGGCAAGTTTGgggatgggatgagacacaaaattctcatctcatctcatctcatcattatactttttttaaatcctcatacaaaatataataaacaattcaaatttttcaaatctcaatacaataataatactaaaacataatattttaaatactaaaataaaacacaaaattattatatcacCCCCAAAACTTGCCCTAATTCTTTTTTActacataataataaaactacGTCATGTTTTATACTATATGAATATTGTATAGGACAATGTTAGGATGACTACCAAATGTGCACATTAgtacaaatgagttttttttttttttttttttaatcattttttaaacatccttaaccattaagaaaaaaataaaatataaatataaattcattaatagacacttccttaatcattaaatatatatatatatatttatatatatatatatatgaacgaGCATATTTGATAgtcatattatcatttttcatattgtaTATTTCAAGACAAATGAAGAGGATTATATTCCATCTTGCTGTCAAGTCCTCGTCTTTGTAACGGGCATAAATACATCAATCGGAAGTGTTTTGCTCGACCTTTTGGCATTAGTCAATATTCGTATGCTTTTGTGATGTGTCAAAAGCTATAACTTAAATTGAGACTACGGGTCTATTTTGGGTTACGCTATGagtcttaaaaagtgtttaaatagtcttaaaaactctttaacaaaaaaataggttatttagatattatatattaaaatactttttaatctcaaataagttaaaagtacgtttgaaaaaaaaaaaattaaaacatcatttttatgCTTTTCCTCAAATGTGCTTTTTTGGATAATCCGGAATGtggttcaaattttaaaaacactgtCGATGGGCGAAAATACAcatacaactttaagataatCATAACTTTCAGACTTTTAAGGATGtggtcataatctttaaaaagtCAAATGATCGTCATTTCTATTTCAGaaagtacttttttaattattctaaacaaatgtAACATGATTGAAAGTGCTTTTAACATATGATTATCaaatagtaaataactttttaacagtagaacttattacttaagctaTAAATTATAAGCcctaaagttataagttatatttcccACCGTAATTTCAGACATGCACTAAGACTGTTAAATtgtgctgtttttttttttttttttggcctggTCTAGAACCCAACTAACTGGGTTTCGGATGCGGTTTTATCTGGGCCAAAAACCTAATCACCCAAACCTTCCCTACCTAGGTCAGGTACTAGTATGGGAGCAAGGTACCGAAAATTCGGTGCCCGCAACTtggtttctttttaaagaaaaatttaatttttggacCAAAACGACGTTGTTCTAAGCTTAATGTTAACATCACCTTAACCCACcccttgactctctctctctctcccccttgtGTCAAAACCCTAGCCACTCTTCCTCTACCGATTGGAGCTTCGTCGACTCGTGGCCCTCGTCTTCATCACTCAGTGTCGCACTGCCAATTATACAGACAACCTTTCCGTCGTTGATGTCAAGAACTCAAGGTTAGTTTCTCTTCATTTCTCCAAGCCTTCTCACCTCCCcccgtcttcttcttcttctcttcttttttttttctacgaaTTTGTGGTTTTGTTCTTGAAAGTTGGATTTTACCCCTTGATTTTGGTCTTGTTGAGGACAAGTGTTTCTGGAGTTTGGAtattaaataaaactattttttttactttgattagtaatttcttttttacttgGTTGTCATGGGtttgtgataatatttttataaagtagagcTTTTTGTTTCGTTGATTCAGTTTTGTTTTTGgagttttgaatttcaaaaggtATATGAAgaataatgttttgttttttattttgttctagcAGGAATTTTTCATACCAGAACAATAATCGGCACATATATGTGGAATGTTTCGTTCCAGAGAGAATTTCGGCCTCTTTTGATGCATTCCGACTGGATTCTGGTGTTCCTTTTGAAAATAATGTTTCGGCCTGAAACTAGTCATGATGGGAGCCCACCTATAACGCCCCAAACCCAAAACCATAAACAGACAAAGTTTCgcctatatttttaaaaaaaaatttcctgtttacaaatatatattaaatacacAACCTCCAaactatttaaaactataatacaATGATTCTCAAAAATCCATTCACAAGTTCGGCTAGAcccattaaattctaaataattacaatatagATAATCCAACAAaaactgtaaaaataattaagatatgACTATAAGAAAATTCTCTATATAACCAAAAccattttcaagaaacaaaatatcaAGCCACAAAACTTCCAATCTCAAGTGACGAAACCAAGTCCACTTTGGAATCTTTGGCTCAAAAGTTATCACTTCAAAAGAAGACACTTTCTACAACtctgaaaaatatgtgaaatgaagTGGTGAGCTGCCACGTACTTAGTAAGTAGCAATTTAATGGGGGTGTGAGAATTGACAATTTTCTTGATTATATGAGAGTGAATAAGTtcctaataaaaataatgtgcgTAATGCAATTTTATCTCAAACAGCATGTTTAGCCAAATATCATATTCAATGCTACATGACAATAGGGAAATCACCAATATACTACAAAGATATCATGCCATGAAGACATCATGTCGCAAGGGGCATCAATATACCACAAAGATATCATGCCACAAGGGAtgtcaaacatgtcacaaaggcATTCATATCATGGACTCAAGAATAAATAGTATGCTCATATTTAACTTTCACAAATTTAATGAGTTACATAACATTTCTCAGACGTTCCAATAATTCCAAAATTTGCACAATTCCCACAAGTTGTACCAAAATAGCATAAAAATATGCACAAATCCAAATTTCACACAAGTTTGAAATATAATACCAAAGTACACcattccaaacaaaaccaaccatTTCTTTTAGCAAAATTCTATTAAAGAGCCACTTACCTTGATTGCCAGTAAAAAACAATCACACGATATTCATTTGCCAACGGTCACTAGGAACTTATTTTAAGGCCATTATAATCTGTGAACTTCTATACTAAAAATGATCTCACTTAACTCTAAAATTTTACTCAATCCTTAATAACATGAATTTAGACTTGTCCTAAAAGATTATCTTCCAAAATTAATAAACCCCAAATTTCTAGATTGCAAACATGTTGCTAGACAACACATATACCGGCATCTATTCTCTTATTATTTCATCGTGAATAAAATCTAAGCTCAACCATATAACAATGACATAAAAATGGATTTATTCTAAGTGAGGGGAAGGGTGTACAAACTAGAGGGTAGGGGGTttgcgggagagagagagttagagaagGGGGGATTTAGGTCACGAGAAGGgagaggagggggggggggaaggggagGGAAGGGAAAGGGGGTTGGGCCTTTGGGGTGGGCTTTTTTTTAGGGCTAGGTTATTACATTCTTCCCTCATTCAAGAAAGTTTGCCCTtgaaatttgatatattattcaTAGAAAAAAACTGTGGGTATTTCTGTTTCATTTCGTCCACGTGTTCCCATGATGCTTCTCATAAATTTTGATTCCTCCAATGAACTTTTGCAAACCTTATTATTTTGGAACATAGCACTTATTCTTTGGAATCCACAATTTGAATTGGGGTCTCTTCGTATGACAAATCTTTTTGGATTTGCAATGGCTTATAATGCAATATGTGCAAAGGATCAGATACATATTTTCGTAGCATggaaacatgaaaaacattaTGTATTCTAGAAAGTGCAGGAGGTAATGCAACTTGACAAGCAACTGGactgaatttttcaaaaatctcaaatgGTCATATATAACGGGGACTCAACTTTTCTTGCTTACCAAATCTCATAATACCCTTCACTGGCGCAACTCGTAGAAATAATTAATCTCgaatctcaaatctcaaattctAACATTTTCCTAACTCTTTTATCTACTTTGAGCCGTCTGCAACTGATTccgaattaattatatattttcacaaGTCCATTCTATCATCTTAGACCCTAAAAGCTTTCTTTCACTAACCTCGTCCCAACAAAGAGGAGATCTACCTCTCAGAAAAAGTCTCATAAGGTGAAATACCAATGCTCACTTGgtaaatattgttataaaaaacTCCACTACAAGTACATGGTCAGTGTAACTCCTTTTAAAATCTATCACATAAACTTTTAACATATCCTCTAAGATTTAGACTGTTCTTTCAGATTGTCTATCTATCTGCTGGTGGAATGTTGTACTAAAAGTTAATTTCGTATTTAATGCTCGTTGGAATTTACTCTAAAATTGTGAGGTAATGGATCTCTATATGAAACGATGGTTATTGGCATCCACAATTTAAATTGGGGTCTCTTCATATGacaaatatttttggatttgcaATGGCTCATAATGCAATATGTGCAAAGGATCAGATGCATATTTTCATAGCATGGAGACTTGAAAAACATTATGTATTCTAGAAAGTGTAGGAGGTAATGCAACTTAACAAGCAACTAGACCGAATGTTTCGAAAATCTCAAATGGTCATCCATAACGGGGACTCAACTTTTCTTGCTTACCAAATCTCATAATACCCTTCACTAGCGCAACTTGTAGAAATACTTaatctcaaatctcaaattcCAACATTTTCCTAACTCTTTTGTCTACTTTGAGCCGTCTGCAACCGATTCGAaattaattctatatttttcaCAAGTTCGTTCTATAATCTCAAATCCTAAAAGTTTTCTTTCGCAACCTCGTCCCAACAAAGAGGAGATCTACCTCTCATAAAGAGCCTCATAAGGCAACATACCTATACTCACCTGGTCAATATTGTTATAAGCAAACTCCACTACAGGTAGATGGTCAATGttactcattttaaaatctATCACAGAAGCTCTTAACATATCCTCTAAGATTTAGACAGTTCTTTCAAATTGTCCATCTATCTGCTGGTGGAATGTTGTCCTAAAAGTTAATTTCGTACCTAATGCTCGTTGGAATTTACTCTATAATTGTGAGGTAATGGATCTCTATATGAAACGATGGTTATTGACACACCATGTAACCATACAATCTCTCATATATAAATTTGGGCAAACTTGTCGAGGTGATAGTTCACCTTAATTGGAAGAAAATGCGTTGATTTTGTCAGTCTATCTACTACTATCAAAATTGCATCTTAACCATTATTCGACCTTGGTAACCCTAACACAAAACCTATAGTTATATACTCCTATTCCATTCTGGAATAGGAAGTGGTTGCAATAAACTTAAAGGTCTATGGTGTTCCACTTTTACATGTTGACACGTTAAACATTGCTATACCAATCTGGCTATTTCTCGTTTCATGTTATTCCACCAATATGTACACTGAATATCTTTGTCCATTTTCGTGCTCCATGGGTGTATGGTATAACGAGAATTATGGGCTTCTTCTAAAATTTATCCTTTTATTTCTGGATCATTTGGCACACACAGTCTATCTCTAAATCACAAAATATCATCATCTGACATGTTGAATTCAGACTTATTTCCACTTCGTACTTCCTCCATGATCTTTACCAATTTTGCATCATTGCCTTTACtctctttaattttctaaatcaaaGTGGGTTGTACACTTAATCTAGCTAGATAAGATTGAGAATCCTTCACTATAACCTCAATCTCATACTTCTCTAGATCCAACATGATTTGCCTATGAGTGGTCACTAAAGCAGCAGTAGCACCAAGGGATTTCCTGCTAAGCGTGTTTGCCACTACATTTGCCTTACCAAGGTGGTAGTTGATCGTACAATCATAATCCTTAATTAATTCTAACCATCTTCattgcctcatatttaattcttttttagtaaataaataCTTTAGACCTTTGTGATCAATGTAAATTTCACACTTCTCACCATATAATAGTGCCTCCAAGTTTTTAATGCAAATACTACAGCAGCCAGCTCCAAGTCATGAGTAGGGTAATTTAGTTCATAGCCCTTTAATTGGCGAGAAGCATATGAAATCACTTTACCTTGTTGCATCAACACACAACCTAATCCTTTATATGAGGAATCACTATCAATGacaaaattaccaaaatcaGAGGGTATGGTTAACACAGGGGCAATATCTAACTTATGTTTAACTTCTTGAAAACTACATCGCATTCATTAGTCCACTCGaacttaacatttttcttaattagttGAGTCAATGGCACTACTATACAAGAAAAGCCCTCTACAAACCTCCAATAATACCCCACAAGACCTAAGAAACTACGAACTTCCCTCATATTAGTTAGGCCTAGTCCATGTAGTCACAACCTCAATCTTACGTGGATCTACCATTATTCAATCTTTGGATACCACATGTCGTAGGAAAGTGACTTGACCAAGTCAAAACTCACATTTCTTTAATTTGgcatataattttctttccttcATGTTTGTAGTACCAACCTTAAATGTCCTTTATGTTCCTCCCGATTCCTAgaataaaccaaaatatcatcaataaataaaattacaaattgatTTAGATACTCTCAAAAAACTCTATTCATTAAATCCATGAAGGCAGACGGGGCATTGGTTAATCTAAATGGCAGAACTAAAAATTTGTAGTGCCAATATCTAGCCTTAAAAGCCGTCTTTGGCACATCTTTCGTTTTCacatttaaatgataatatcaGAACAAAGCTCAATCATAGAAAATAGTTGAGCTCATTGTAATTAATCAAATAAGTCATCAATGCTGGGAAGGGGGTATCCATTCCTTATAGTGACCTTATTTAACTCATGATAGTCTATGTATAATCCATACTCCTATCAATTTTCTTCACGAATAGTATTGGAGCTTCTCAAGGTGATATACTCATTTGAATAAACCTCTTATCTAATAACTCTTGCAATTGTTTCTTAAGTTCCTTTAACTCCATTGATGCCATTCTATAAGGTGTCCTAGAAATAGGGTTGGTACCAGGGGTAAGATCAAAAGAAAAGT includes these proteins:
- the LOC108981965 gene encoding pentatricopeptide repeat-containing protein At1g59720, chloroplastic/mitochondrial-like; translated protein: MALTLTPSPPPPIPSASTTSNNNNKNGYSVNHQSHSRLLTLLNECTDMSRLKQIHAHTLRTTSTHNRRFVFLCSRILHFSSLVDIEYSFRVFEQIENPNSFMWNALIRACARSFERKEEAMLLYCRMLEEGIVMPDKHTFPFVLKACAYLFALLEGKQVHAQALKLGYDSDVYISNSLIHLYGTCGSLDLAHKVFEIMPEKSLVSWNVIIDACVSLGEFHTSLTLFGEMQKMFEPDAYTMQSVISACAGLRALSLGMWAHACVLRKCGDEMVANVLVNNCLVDMYCKCGSWEIALQIFERMDKRDVNSWNSMILGLAMHGKADAALDYFVRMVRTERVVPDSITFVGVLSACNHRGLVNEGRHYFEVMVTEYKIEPQLEHYGCLVDLLARAGLIDEALNLVSSMPTKPDVVIWRSLLDACCKKNAGVELSEELASQILESDGGDCSGVYVLLSRVYASASRWDDVGLVRKLMTDKGVTKEPGCSSIEIDGTSHEFFAGDTSHPQTKEIYQVLDVIEERLESVGHVTDFSQAPMVDEFNDEKQEALRLHSERLAIAYGLLSLKPGTPIRIFKNLRVCDDCHKVTKLISRIYNVEIIVRDRARFHHFKDGTCSCMDYW